A part of Corynebacterium mustelae genomic DNA contains:
- a CDS encoding methylated-DNA--[protein]-cysteine S-methyltransferase: MFTAEYLAPLGTYTIACTDNHVCGVWAKGQKYDQATLAPRSVVDPTAPMVRQTITWLDRYFAGEEPDITELPLKPEGSGFRQAVWEILCQIPYGQYRTYGDIAAQLAAKSDSPMSAQAVGGAVGHNPISIIIPCHRVVGSAGSLTGYAAGTDAKLWLLKHENADLSGLKIPGN, from the coding sequence ATGTTTACCGCCGAATACCTAGCACCACTAGGAACCTACACCATTGCCTGCACCGATAACCACGTATGTGGGGTGTGGGCAAAAGGACAAAAATACGATCAAGCCACCCTCGCACCGCGCAGCGTCGTCGATCCAACCGCGCCTATGGTACGCCAAACCATAACGTGGCTGGACCGGTATTTCGCAGGCGAAGAGCCAGACATCACCGAACTGCCCTTAAAACCAGAAGGCAGTGGGTTTCGCCAAGCCGTATGGGAAATCCTGTGCCAGATTCCCTACGGCCAGTACCGAACCTACGGCGATATAGCTGCCCAACTAGCGGCGAAATCCGACAGTCCCATGAGTGCACAAGCCGTCGGTGGTGCGGTTGGGCACAACCCCATTTCCATCATCATCCCATGCCACCGGGTGGTCGGAAGTGCGGGCAGCCTCACCGGATACGCGGCGGGAACAGACGCGAAACTCTGGTTGCTCAAGCATGAAAATGCCGATCTTAGCGGTCTGAAAATCCCTGGCAATTAA
- the panC gene encoding pantoate--beta-alanine ligase, which translates to MTQVVHTIDELQALTRNFNGPVVLVPTMGALHAGHLSLVAKAQEIPDAMVIVSIFVNPLQFAAGEDLDAYPRTLDKDVEKLKTAGVPYVFAPTANEMYAAGPRTIIHPGPAGSILEGKTRPTHFAGVLTVVHKLFHITGATHAVFGEKDYQQLLLIKQMVTDLNLNITIIAAPTVREDSGLALSSRNQYLSKEQTQLAPTIYRALHAGAQHDTAAAVQRAVTETLTAHPEIVVDYVAVTSPELTDPVSGENRLLIAARVGETRLIDNMAIELA; encoded by the coding sequence ATGACACAGGTTGTGCACACCATAGATGAGCTGCAAGCCCTCACCCGAAACTTCAACGGCCCGGTAGTACTGGTACCCACCATGGGGGCACTCCACGCCGGACACCTAAGCCTGGTGGCTAAAGCACAGGAAATCCCCGATGCGATGGTGATCGTGAGCATCTTCGTCAACCCACTGCAATTCGCCGCCGGGGAGGATCTCGACGCCTACCCGCGCACCCTGGATAAGGACGTGGAAAAACTGAAAACAGCGGGCGTGCCATACGTATTCGCCCCCACAGCGAACGAAATGTATGCAGCCGGGCCACGAACCATCATCCATCCTGGCCCAGCAGGAAGCATCCTGGAGGGGAAAACGCGCCCCACCCACTTCGCTGGTGTACTCACCGTGGTGCACAAGCTGTTCCACATCACCGGCGCAACGCATGCCGTTTTCGGTGAGAAAGACTACCAACAACTACTACTAATAAAACAGATGGTGACTGACCTCAACCTAAATATCACCATAATCGCAGCCCCCACCGTACGGGAAGACTCCGGTCTGGCGTTAAGCTCCCGCAATCAGTACCTATCGAAAGAGCAGACACAATTAGCACCAACCATCTATCGCGCATTACACGCCGGTGCCCAACACGACACCGCAGCCGCAGTACAACGCGCGGTAACCGAAACACTGACAGCGCACCCCGAGATTGTAGTGGATTACGTGGCAGTGACAAGCCCAGAACTTACAGATCCAGTTTCCGGAGAAAACCGCCTGCTCATCGCGGCGCGGGTCGGCGAAACCCGATTGATCGATAATATGGCAATTGAATTGGCATAA
- a CDS encoding Tex family protein: MSSDSIAQHIAQELQIAATQVDAALKLLAEGNTVPFIARYRKEVTGGLDDTQLRTIEERATYLSELSERKNTILAAIEEQGKLTDDLRALIEECDTKARLEDLYLPYKKRRKTKADTAREAGLEPLLDTLIGTPEADPAQLASEYCTAGFEDEKKVLEGARAILIDRFALDADLVGTVRERMYATGSMGASVVEGKEAEGAKFKDYFDFAEPFDSLPSHRILALLRGEKEGILQLHLDAGEDDVYCGTIAEHFNLDTSSAWLADAVRWGWKTKLYVSSSLDVRMRLKEKAEEGALDVFARNLKDVLLAAPAGQRATLGLDPGYRNGVKCAVIDGTGKVLDTLIVYPHQPQNQWNQAVQALATACATHGVDLIAVGNGTASRETEKLSHEVAKLIGQAGGVKPTPVVVSESGASVYSASEIAAKEFPDMDVSLRGAVSIARRLQDPLAELVKIDPKAIGVGQYQHDVNQTALAKTLDAVVEDAVNAVGVDLNTASVPLLSRVAGISGTIAENIVAYRDEHGCFDSRSGLKKVPRLGPKAYEQCAGFLRIQGGTDPLDASAVHPEAYPVVRRIASATGLGVAELIGNTRVLSTLKAKDFADNTFGVPTVTDILKELDKPGRDPRPEFTTATFKEGVEKITDLHPGMILEGTVTNVAAFGAFVDIGVHQDGLVHVSALANTFVSDPHDFVRSGQVVKVKVLEVDVDRNRISLSMRLDDEPNQPSGNKGGAAQGGTRSRRDRADKRTANGRGQRTNNGRTSNTKNRDTSGGSLADALKRAGF; the protein is encoded by the coding sequence ATGAGTTCTGACAGCATTGCACAGCACATTGCCCAGGAATTACAGATCGCCGCAACTCAAGTGGATGCGGCCCTGAAACTTCTGGCTGAAGGTAATACCGTTCCTTTTATCGCTCGCTACCGAAAAGAAGTAACCGGTGGGTTAGACGATACCCAACTGCGCACCATCGAAGAGCGCGCCACTTATTTATCTGAACTGTCAGAACGCAAAAACACTATCCTCGCTGCCATCGAAGAGCAAGGAAAACTTACCGATGACTTGCGGGCATTGATTGAAGAATGCGACACGAAAGCACGACTCGAAGACTTGTACCTGCCCTATAAGAAGCGGCGGAAAACCAAAGCAGACACCGCCCGTGAGGCAGGACTTGAGCCGCTGCTCGATACTCTCATCGGCACTCCGGAAGCTGACCCGGCACAACTGGCCTCCGAGTATTGCACTGCGGGTTTTGAGGATGAAAAGAAAGTGCTGGAAGGGGCACGTGCCATACTCATCGACCGGTTCGCGCTCGATGCCGATCTAGTAGGAACGGTACGCGAACGCATGTATGCCACCGGCAGCATGGGAGCCAGCGTGGTGGAAGGTAAAGAAGCAGAAGGGGCTAAATTCAAGGACTACTTCGACTTCGCTGAGCCGTTTGACAGCCTGCCGTCTCACCGTATCCTCGCTCTTTTACGTGGCGAAAAAGAAGGCATTTTGCAACTTCACTTGGATGCAGGTGAGGATGATGTCTATTGCGGAACCATCGCCGAACACTTTAACCTCGACACATCAAGCGCCTGGTTGGCCGATGCTGTTCGGTGGGGTTGGAAAACAAAACTATATGTTTCTTCCAGTTTGGATGTTCGTATGCGGTTGAAAGAAAAAGCAGAAGAAGGCGCGCTTGACGTATTCGCCCGCAACCTCAAAGACGTGCTTTTGGCTGCACCAGCAGGACAACGCGCCACCCTCGGGCTTGACCCTGGGTACCGAAACGGCGTGAAATGTGCGGTGATCGACGGCACCGGAAAAGTACTCGACACCTTGATCGTGTACCCACACCAGCCACAAAACCAATGGAACCAGGCAGTGCAGGCACTTGCCACCGCCTGCGCCACCCACGGCGTTGATCTCATCGCCGTGGGCAACGGCACGGCGAGCCGCGAAACCGAAAAGCTCAGCCACGAAGTTGCAAAACTCATCGGCCAAGCAGGCGGGGTAAAACCAACCCCGGTGGTGGTCAGTGAATCTGGTGCTTCGGTTTATTCAGCCTCCGAAATCGCCGCCAAAGAATTCCCCGATATGGACGTATCACTGCGCGGTGCAGTCTCTATTGCGCGTAGGCTGCAAGACCCACTAGCAGAACTGGTTAAAATCGACCCCAAAGCCATCGGAGTTGGACAGTACCAACATGACGTCAACCAGACGGCGTTGGCTAAAACTCTGGATGCGGTGGTTGAAGACGCCGTAAACGCAGTGGGTGTCGACCTTAATACCGCCTCGGTCCCGTTGTTATCACGGGTTGCAGGTATCAGTGGCACAATCGCAGAAAACATTGTTGCCTACCGCGACGAACACGGCTGTTTTGACAGCCGAAGCGGTTTGAAAAAGGTTCCTCGATTAGGGCCTAAAGCCTATGAACAATGCGCTGGATTCCTACGCATCCAAGGCGGCACCGATCCTCTCGATGCCTCAGCAGTTCACCCCGAAGCCTATCCTGTCGTGCGTCGTATCGCGTCAGCAACCGGACTAGGGGTAGCCGAGCTGATTGGAAACACACGCGTCTTAAGCACACTTAAAGCGAAAGATTTTGCCGACAACACATTCGGTGTGCCAACCGTCACTGACATTTTGAAAGAATTAGACAAACCGGGACGGGACCCCCGACCGGAATTTACTACCGCCACCTTCAAAGAAGGCGTGGAGAAAATCACTGACCTTCACCCCGGCATGATTTTAGAAGGCACGGTCACCAACGTGGCTGCCTTCGGCGCTTTCGTCGACATCGGAGTCCACCAAGACGGACTGGTTCACGTCTCAGCGCTTGCCAATACCTTCGTCTCCGACCCCCACGACTTTGTGCGCTCCGGCCAGGTAGTCAAAGTGAAAGTCCTAGAGGTTGATGTCGACCGCAACCGCATCAGCCTCAGTATGCGGCTTGACGACGAGCCCAACCAACCCAGCGGGAACAAAGGTGGGGCCGCACAAGGTGGCACCAGATCAAGGCGCGACAGGGCCGATAAGCGCACTGCCAACGGTCGGGGCCAGCGGACTAACAACGGTAGGACCAGCAATACCAAGAACCGGGACACCAGTGGCGGGTCATTAGCGGATGCGTTAAAACGAGCCGGTTTTTAA
- a CDS encoding CE1759 family FMN reductase: MKQLVVLNAGLSTPSTTKMLSQKISGSVTAEVTNRGEGLNVIDIDINNYVMDLATVMATGVYSEKLREALDQVAAADALIAVTPVFSASYAGVFKMFIDVLDLEALIDTPVIIAATAGTGRHSLVLEYALRPLFAYLKAVVMPTAVFAATDDFGAESELDGRIAKAARQLAAYLVEKGDSVGGLSQNFSQRKKPTASSMSADDVVPFSNLLQGHDGNS; encoded by the coding sequence ATGAAACAACTTGTTGTTCTCAATGCTGGATTGTCAACGCCATCGACAACCAAAATGTTGAGCCAAAAGATTTCCGGTTCCGTGACCGCCGAAGTGACTAACCGGGGTGAGGGGCTGAATGTTATTGACATTGACATCAATAACTATGTCATGGACTTGGCAACAGTCATGGCCACAGGCGTGTACTCCGAGAAGCTACGCGAAGCATTAGACCAGGTTGCAGCCGCAGACGCACTCATAGCGGTAACACCCGTGTTCAGCGCCAGCTATGCCGGTGTGTTCAAGATGTTCATTGACGTGTTGGATCTGGAAGCGCTGATCGACACACCAGTGATTATCGCAGCTACTGCCGGAACCGGTAGGCATTCGTTGGTGTTGGAATACGCCTTGCGTCCACTTTTTGCTTACCTCAAGGCCGTCGTTATGCCAACCGCAGTCTTTGCCGCTACCGACGATTTCGGCGCGGAATCGGAACTAGATGGCCGCATCGCGAAAGCCGCCCGCCAACTGGCCGCATATCTTGTCGAAAAAGGTGACTCAGTAGGAGGGTTGAGCCAAAACTTCAGCCAACGCAAGAAACCGACAGCATCTTCAATGTCTGCTGATGACGTAGTGCCGTTCTCGAACTTGCTTCAAGGACACGACGGCAACAGCTAA
- a CDS encoding CE1758 family FMN-dependent luciferase-like monooxygenase translates to MQFGIFTIGDVTQDPTTGTIPTENERILSTVKYAKKAEEVGLDVFGTGQHHNPPFIAPANPPILMAYLAAQTQKLQFTTATTLITTTDPVRIAEDYAYVQHLTGGRVDLMLGRGNTGPVYPWFGKDIRSAIPLAVENYHLVRRLWREDVVDWSGKFRTPLQSFTSVPRPLDNVAPFVWHGSIRSKEIAEQAAYYGDGFFHNNIFWNIEHTAEMVNLYRQRFEHYGHGAADQAIVGLGGQFFAAETEAEAKRIFRPYFDNAPVYGHGPSLEEFSTLTPLTVGTPEQIIDRYLSYADHVGDFQRLMFLIDHAGLPEQVVLEQIEILGTQIVPVLREEFERRRPAHVPSDPPSHQSLVEAGPDSPHRLVLPAEAEAKA, encoded by the coding sequence ATGCAATTCGGAATTTTTACAATCGGTGATGTAACCCAAGATCCCACTACAGGCACTATCCCTACCGAGAATGAGCGCATTCTCTCAACTGTTAAATACGCAAAAAAGGCAGAAGAGGTTGGCTTAGATGTATTTGGCACTGGCCAGCACCACAATCCGCCTTTTATTGCACCCGCTAACCCGCCGATCCTAATGGCGTACCTTGCGGCGCAAACGCAAAAGCTGCAATTTACCACCGCCACCACTCTTATTACCACCACTGATCCGGTGCGTATTGCGGAAGACTACGCATATGTTCAGCACCTCACCGGGGGTCGGGTCGACCTTATGTTAGGGCGCGGTAACACCGGCCCAGTTTATCCGTGGTTTGGTAAGGATATTCGCAGCGCGATTCCATTAGCCGTTGAGAATTACCACCTCGTGCGTCGCTTGTGGCGTGAAGACGTTGTCGATTGGAGCGGCAAGTTCCGCACACCACTCCAATCCTTTACCAGCGTGCCTCGGCCGCTCGATAACGTTGCGCCATTCGTATGGCACGGCTCCATCCGTTCCAAGGAAATCGCAGAACAAGCAGCGTACTACGGCGATGGGTTCTTCCATAACAATATCTTCTGGAATATTGAGCACACCGCAGAGATGGTGAACCTGTATCGTCAGCGTTTCGAGCATTATGGTCATGGTGCAGCAGATCAAGCGATCGTCGGCTTGGGTGGCCAGTTCTTCGCTGCCGAAACTGAAGCTGAGGCTAAGCGGATTTTCCGGCCGTACTTCGATAACGCTCCGGTATATGGCCATGGTCCATCCTTGGAGGAATTCTCCACCTTGACCCCGCTGACCGTCGGCACCCCAGAGCAGATCATCGACCGGTACCTAAGCTACGCAGATCATGTTGGCGACTTCCAGCGCTTGATGTTCCTCATCGACCACGCAGGCTTGCCGGAGCAGGTTGTGTTGGAGCAAATCGAGATTCTTGGTACTCAGATCGTTCCTGTTCTGCGTGAAGAGTTTGAACGGCGTCGTCCAGCGCATGTACCTTCGGATCCACCATCACACCAAAGCCTGGTTGAGGCTGGTCCTGATTCCCCGCACCGTCTCGTTTTGCCTGCCGAAGCAGAGGCTAAGGCCTAG
- the trmD gene encoding tRNA (guanosine(37)-N1)-methyltransferase TrmD yields MRLDIVTIFPEYVQPLRHALVGKAIEQGIVEICVHDLRDWATDVHKTVDDSPYGGGPGMVMKPTVWGAALDDIRLKTGPVASAEALQTAAMHVNKPRHDEKNGIDDPGYSDQTCVGGDEELPLLLIPTPAGKPFEQRDAQSWSREKHIVFACGRYEGIDQRVIDDARKHYRVREVSIGDYVLIGGEVAVLVIAEAVIRLIPGVLGNTLSHQDDSFSHGLLEGPSYTKPRVWRDLEVPEVLLSGNHAKIDRWRRDQALLRTQAVRPELLAHVELSEADREVLGYEDSD; encoded by the coding sequence ATGCGGCTAGATATAGTTACTATTTTCCCAGAGTATGTACAACCTCTTCGGCATGCGTTGGTTGGCAAGGCGATTGAGCAAGGGATCGTGGAGATCTGTGTGCATGATCTTCGCGATTGGGCAACGGATGTCCATAAGACAGTCGATGATTCTCCTTACGGTGGCGGGCCGGGTATGGTTATGAAGCCCACCGTGTGGGGAGCTGCGTTGGACGATATTAGGCTAAAAACTGGTCCGGTGGCTTCAGCTGAGGCGCTTCAGACTGCGGCAATGCATGTGAATAAGCCGCGTCATGATGAGAAAAATGGCATCGATGATCCCGGCTATAGTGACCAGACATGTGTGGGGGGTGACGAGGAATTGCCGCTATTGCTTATCCCGACACCAGCTGGAAAGCCGTTTGAACAGCGTGATGCCCAGTCGTGGAGTAGGGAAAAGCACATCGTTTTTGCCTGTGGTCGTTACGAAGGAATTGACCAGAGAGTTATCGATGATGCACGTAAGCATTATCGGGTGCGTGAGGTGTCCATCGGCGATTATGTCTTAATTGGCGGCGAGGTTGCAGTTTTGGTTATCGCCGAGGCGGTGATTCGGTTGATCCCCGGTGTTTTGGGCAATACGTTGAGCCATCAGGATGATAGTTTTTCACATGGGCTGTTGGAGGGGCCAAGCTATACCAAACCCCGAGTGTGGCGTGACCTTGAGGTGCCTGAGGTGTTGCTGTCCGGGAATCATGCGAAGATCGATCGGTGGCGTAGGGACCAAGCCTTGCTGCGTACACAGGCGGTGCGACCAGAGCTTCTAGCGCACGTAGAGTTATCAGAGGCTGATCGGGAGGTTTTGGGTTATGAGGATTCCGACTAG
- the rimM gene encoding ribosome maturation factor RimM (Essential for efficient processing of 16S rRNA) — MEVMIGRVIKSHGIKGEVVVEVTTDEPEIRYEVGQVLVGKQAKKLHHLTIAATRPHQGRLLVKFAEVDDRTMADSLRGTQFWAEPLPKSEDEEAFYDHELEGLVVLENGEKIGEVSGVMSGPAGTILQVTLLSGKEVLVPFVFDIVPDVDIEAGTVTIMPPDGLLEL, encoded by the coding sequence ATGGAAGTAATGATCGGTCGGGTAATTAAATCCCACGGAATCAAAGGCGAAGTGGTGGTAGAGGTGACCACGGATGAACCCGAGATTCGTTACGAAGTCGGGCAAGTGCTCGTCGGGAAGCAAGCAAAAAAACTGCATCATCTCACAATTGCGGCTACCCGGCCACATCAGGGTCGGCTGCTCGTGAAATTTGCGGAAGTCGACGATCGAACCATGGCTGATTCATTACGTGGCACCCAATTCTGGGCGGAACCGTTGCCGAAATCCGAAGACGAGGAAGCTTTTTATGACCATGAGCTTGAAGGGCTGGTGGTATTGGAAAACGGTGAAAAAATAGGTGAGGTTTCAGGCGTTATGTCTGGCCCTGCCGGTACGATACTTCAGGTGACTCTTCTTAGCGGTAAAGAGGTACTGGTGCCGTTTGTTTTCGATATTGTTCCAGATGTTGATATTGAAGCTGGCACGGTAACTATTATGCCACCAGACGGTTTGTTGGAACTGTAG
- a CDS encoding cupin domain-containing protein, translated as MSIPTNSPDTFGTATYSPDTAADHTMTIVDALDMAPSPKTTGHLPAVQRILQGDGANLILFSFSPGQYLAEHKAAHPITVQCIAGTLTFGCNDQTIELTPGRIIHLNAHVIHRVDCPSDSSAEENILLLTMLTGERQ; from the coding sequence ATGAGCATTCCCACCAACTCCCCCGACACCTTCGGCACCGCCACCTACTCCCCGGATACGGCAGCCGACCACACCATGACAATCGTTGATGCACTGGACATGGCCCCAAGCCCCAAAACCACTGGGCATCTACCAGCGGTACAGCGGATACTCCAAGGCGACGGCGCAAACCTAATCCTGTTTAGTTTTTCGCCTGGCCAGTATCTCGCCGAACATAAAGCAGCCCATCCCATCACAGTGCAATGCATTGCGGGAACCTTAACCTTTGGTTGCAACGACCAAACTATCGAACTGACCCCCGGCAGAATAATCCACCTCAACGCTCATGTTATCCATCGTGTCGATTGCCCCTCCGATTCCAGCGCAGAAGAAAATATCCTGCTTCTCACAATGCTTACCGGTGAGCGGCAGTAA
- the rpsP gene encoding 30S ribosomal protein S16: MAVKIKLQRMGKIRTPQYRVVIADARTRRDGKVIENIGIYQPKEEPSLIRIDSERAQYWLGVGAQPTEPVLALLKITGDWQKFKGLPGAEGTLKVAEPKPSKLELFNQALAEANEGPTAEAITEKKRKAKEEAAAKAAEKEKAAEAEAESEAESAEANEETAAE; this comes from the coding sequence ATGGCAGTAAAAATTAAATTGCAGCGTATGGGTAAAATCCGTACCCCACAGTACCGCGTGGTTATTGCAGATGCCCGTACCCGTCGTGATGGCAAGGTAATCGAAAACATTGGCATTTACCAGCCAAAAGAAGAGCCTTCGTTGATTCGGATTGATTCCGAGCGCGCACAGTACTGGCTTGGTGTTGGTGCACAACCAACCGAACCAGTGCTTGCTCTGCTGAAGATCACCGGTGATTGGCAGAAGTTTAAGGGGCTGCCAGGCGCTGAGGGCACCCTTAAGGTTGCCGAGCCCAAGCCTTCCAAGCTGGAGCTGTTCAACCAGGCATTGGCTGAGGCTAACGAAGGTCCAACCGCTGAGGCAATCACCGAAAAGAAGCGTAAGGCTAAAGAAGAAGCTGCTGCAAAGGCCGCCGAGAAAGAAAAGGCAGCTGAGGCAGAAGCTGAATCTGAGGCAGAGTCTGCCGAGGCTAACGAGGAAACTGCTGCGGAATAA
- a CDS encoding YeiH family protein, producing MNGNRQWSFHKIRSNVTDGSLSRWVDVISPVIPGLALCTGLAAVTAIIHLVTLHFVGSSSLLLIAILVGCVTGNIWRLPATFTTGVRFCASPLLKAGVALLGLSISLSAIAQLGWQALIVIAVVVAGGFSAAVLGGKLLGLAPSQSLLIGAGCSICGASAIAATYSVLGSKRHHESATAIAVITVFGTIMIALAPTMVTGWDPTAAGLFIGATTHEVSQTVAAGSIAGAAILPIAVATKLGRVLLLAPAVIIIGVIQGGTHRNYRRLVPGFLVVFIILVLCRSVMHIPEPVIDAVDILRTVIFSLAMVAQGLHVTWPTVRHSGLRPVILGLLVTAVVIALGWGGAWLLA from the coding sequence GTGAATGGTAATCGGCAATGGTCTTTTCATAAAATACGGTCGAATGTAACCGACGGCAGCTTGAGCCGTTGGGTTGATGTGATTTCACCTGTAATTCCCGGCCTTGCATTGTGCACCGGTTTGGCGGCTGTTACCGCGATTATTCACCTCGTTACACTTCACTTTGTAGGAAGCTCTTCGTTACTACTTATCGCCATACTGGTCGGCTGCGTCACTGGAAATATCTGGCGACTGCCAGCTACTTTCACCACCGGGGTACGGTTTTGCGCTTCTCCCCTGCTCAAGGCTGGCGTGGCACTTTTGGGACTAAGCATTTCACTTTCGGCAATTGCGCAGTTGGGGTGGCAGGCGTTGATCGTGATTGCGGTGGTGGTTGCTGGCGGATTCAGCGCAGCTGTACTCGGTGGAAAGCTGTTAGGTTTGGCCCCAAGTCAGTCACTTTTGATTGGGGCCGGTTGCTCTATTTGTGGCGCATCCGCGATTGCAGCAACTTATTCAGTGTTAGGTTCTAAACGACACCACGAATCAGCGACCGCCATCGCCGTTATCACTGTGTTTGGCACCATAATGATTGCCCTTGCCCCCACCATGGTTACCGGTTGGGATCCGACAGCAGCAGGCCTTTTCATCGGGGCTACCACCCATGAGGTCAGTCAAACCGTTGCCGCTGGCAGTATCGCAGGAGCTGCCATTTTGCCAATAGCGGTAGCAACAAAACTAGGTCGAGTACTATTGCTCGCACCCGCCGTAATCATCATCGGTGTAATTCAAGGCGGCACACATCGCAATTACAGGCGGTTAGTGCCTGGTTTTTTGGTGGTCTTTATCATTCTCGTTTTATGCCGTTCGGTTATGCACATCCCGGAGCCTGTAATCGACGCAGTCGACATCCTACGGACGGTGATTTTTTCTCTGGCAATGGTGGCTCAAGGTTTACATGTCACATGGCCTACGGTGCGCCATTCAGGACTGCGCCCTGTGATTTTAGGATTGTTGGTAACAGCGGTGGTGATTGCGCTTGGGTGGGGTGGGGCGTGGCTTCTAGCGTAA
- a CDS encoding alkaline phosphatase D family protein encodes MGNVSRRTFIRTAVAAGTTAWFANQANITLAQSPSGHQVFQHGVASGDPLATSVILWTRVTPTPDALPGSGRGENVDVHWEIAPDPSFSTIVAQGLTATSVETDHTVHIDPYGLKPATVYYYRFRALGQISPVGRTQTTPAPTSKVDQFRCAIASCASWESGFFAAYRDIAERAQRGELDVVVHLGDYIYEYGTGEKSGKLGPLRTHQPEWETVTLADYRLRYGTYRTDPHLQAAHAAVPWVVTWDDHEIANNAYAGGAENHDPSEGPWDQRRKAAMQAYFEWQPLRATNPSQGGHLYRRLQFGTLAELVMLDLRTYRAAPGTLQLLKANRSPDVVGEEQFSWLTKQVENSTTNWRLIGNSVMLAKMDIIALPYQVQSALQEMIGSPITTPVLSDQWDGYVNDRDRLLEILADAGGHTVFFTGDIHSEWGNEIMHKDRLVAAELVCTSISAPNVDDMLKLHENNPISQHSATQIRAANSHVRHIELDAHGYSIATVTVDGVDMMWLRVADKAVAESEVFVAHTLRYDGTQLR; translated from the coding sequence ATGGGTAATGTATCAAGGCGTACGTTCATTCGGACAGCTGTTGCGGCTGGAACAACTGCGTGGTTTGCTAACCAAGCGAATATCACTTTGGCGCAGTCACCATCCGGGCACCAAGTATTTCAACACGGGGTGGCTTCGGGAGACCCACTGGCTACTAGCGTGATTTTGTGGACACGGGTTACTCCTACCCCGGATGCCCTGCCCGGATCTGGACGCGGAGAAAACGTTGACGTGCATTGGGAGATTGCACCTGACCCAAGCTTTTCGACGATTGTCGCGCAGGGGTTAACAGCCACCAGTGTTGAAACAGATCACACTGTGCATATTGATCCGTACGGGCTTAAGCCTGCAACGGTGTATTACTACCGATTCCGGGCTTTAGGCCAGATATCACCTGTGGGAAGAACTCAGACCACCCCAGCACCAACTAGTAAAGTGGACCAGTTTCGGTGTGCCATTGCTTCTTGTGCAAGTTGGGAGTCTGGATTCTTTGCTGCCTATCGCGATATTGCTGAGCGTGCTCAGCGTGGCGAGTTAGACGTGGTAGTACATTTAGGGGACTACATTTATGAATATGGGACGGGTGAAAAATCAGGAAAATTAGGCCCGCTACGTACCCACCAGCCCGAATGGGAGACGGTTACCCTTGCCGATTATCGATTGCGGTATGGCACCTATCGTACGGACCCACATCTTCAGGCCGCACATGCGGCTGTTCCGTGGGTAGTAACGTGGGACGACCATGAAATTGCCAATAATGCTTATGCCGGGGGTGCCGAAAATCACGATCCGTCGGAGGGGCCGTGGGATCAACGTCGAAAAGCAGCGATGCAAGCGTATTTCGAATGGCAACCGCTGCGGGCCACAAACCCGTCGCAGGGTGGGCACTTGTACCGCAGACTGCAATTCGGAACACTAGCAGAACTGGTGATGCTTGATTTGCGGACCTACCGGGCGGCACCAGGGACGCTGCAACTTTTAAAAGCCAACCGCAGCCCAGATGTCGTGGGTGAAGAGCAATTTTCGTGGCTTACAAAGCAAGTGGAAAATTCCACAACAAACTGGCGGCTTATAGGAAACTCCGTGATGCTGGCCAAGATGGATATAATCGCACTCCCGTATCAGGTTCAATCGGCGTTGCAGGAGATGATCGGAAGCCCCATCACAACACCTGTGCTCAGTGACCAATGGGATGGATACGTCAATGACCGTGATCGGCTCCTAGAGATTCTCGCTGATGCGGGCGGGCACACGGTGTTTTTCACCGGTGACATTCACTCGGAATGGGGAAACGAAATCATGCATAAGGATCGACTAGTTGCAGCTGAGTTGGTGTGTACATCGATTAGCGCCCCAAATGTCGATGACATGCTAAAACTGCATGAAAACAACCCAATTTCGCAGCATTCGGCAACCCAGATTCGTGCTGCCAATTCCCATGTGCGTCACATTGAACTTGATGCTCATGGCTATTCCATTGCTACCGTCACAGTTGATGGAGTTGACATGATGTGGTTGCGGGTGGCTGACAAGGCTGTAGCTGAATCGGAAGTTTTCGTCGCACACACATTGCGTTACGACGGCACCCAGTTACGCTAG